Genomic window (Eremothecium sinecaudum strain ATCC 58844 chromosome VI, complete sequence):
TACTACAATGTTGTGACGGATTTCTATGAGTACGGTTGGGGCTACTCTTTCCACTTTAGTCGTTTTTTCCCGGGCGAGTCGTTTGCAGCTGGTGTCGCTAGGCACGAGCATTATATAGCTTACCGTGCAGGAATCACCAAAGATGACCTTGTACTAGATGTAGGCTGCGGTGTTGGTGGCCCTGCCCGTGAGATCGCGCGCTTTACGGGGTGTAAAATTGTTGGGTTGAATAATAATGACTATCAGATCATGAAGGGTAACTTCTATAACACTAAATACGGCTTATCTGACCAGATTGAGTATGTTAAAGGTGACTTTATGAACATGGATTTTGAGGACAACAAGTTCGACAAAGTATATGCAATTGAGGCCACGTGCCATGCACCCAACCTTGAAAAGGTGTACAGCGAGATGTACAGAGTCCTAAAGCCTGGTGGAACTTTTGCCATCTATGAATGGGTCATGACCGATCGTTACGACGCTAATAACCCCGAACACCGCCGCATTGCTTACCAAATCGAGCTCGGTGACAGTATCCCTAAGATGTTCCACGTCAGCGTTGCACGTGATGCCATCAAGAAGGTGGGCTTTGAGCTCTTGCACGCTGAGGATCTAGCTGATAACGACGACCCTGTGCCATGGTACTACCCTCTAACTGGTAACTGGAAGTACGTTCAAACGCTTAGCGACTTCGGTACCTTCTTCCGCACCTCATATCTTGGCCGTAAGATCACCACTTCATTTGTTTTCATGTTAGAAAAACTTGGCCTTGCTCCACGTGGGTCTGTTGAAGTGACGCATACCCTTGAAGCTGCTGCTGAAGGACTTATTGCGGGAGGTAAGTCCAAGCTATTTACTCCTATGATGCTCTTCGTTGCTAGGAAGCCTAATACTGGTGAGAGCTCTTCTTAATAATGCTATTAGCCACCTCTTAAACTAATTTATCGATAAATATTTGATATTATGCTTTACAATATATTGTATACttattttattatttagCTTGAATTATGATTCACATGGCTATCCAAGACGGGCGTGTAGTCAGCGCAGCTGTTTATGTAAAACGCCTTATTGTGTGTTATAGGCTTTTTTCAGAGTAAAAAACTATTGGCTATTTAATCGTTACTGAATGACCATATGAACGCTGTTGGGGGTATGCCATGTGGCCCGCCCACGGGACCTAATTTAAACGACCCGCTTATCAGAAGCATATAAGGGTAATTATTCAACGTAAACGTACGCCTTTTCGAAGGTTGCATGCTTTTTACTGTTCTCTCATTCATTTTTAGCTCGTAAATTAACTAAGCCGTACTAAGAAGATGAGCAAACAGCCGATACCCAGACATATTGCGCACCCAGCAACTAGAGATTTACCTTACAGTTTTAGGGAGCTAGTTACCGGCTGGATAGTGCATAGCAGGAAGGAAATCACCATCGGGAAAGGTAGGAAGGCCGCCGTAGCACAGGAGATGAATTTAGTCGAACCCCCGGCATATCCCGGTATCTCGACGTCGCATGCCGAGGTTACGTCAGCAGAGTTGGCGGGCTCACTGGATAGCGATGGGCGGGAGAAGCCAGAAGATGAAAGCCAGAACAAGTGGTGGGCGATAGCTGTTACTGGAACTGGTCTTTTCTCTGATGGGTATGTGAATAGTTCAATCGGGTTGGCCTCGACCATGTTAGCAAAGATTTATGGTGACCAGTACTCGAAATCGCAGGCCATCTCGTATATTACATCCATTTCTTTCGCGGGTACAGTGTTGGGTCAGCTTTCATTTGGTTACTTTGCTGACCGCTATGGCCGTAGAGGGTCTATGCTCGTTGGTACTTTGTTGTTGATTTTTTTTACAATTATGACAGCTGGCGCATGGGGTGTCGGGACGAGTGATACTAATCCAGGCGGGCTATTTGAGGCGCTTGCGGTATATCGTTTCTTTGTAGGTATTGCAATCGGTTCGGAATACAGTACTGCTTCACCTGCGGCGGCTGAAGCGTCTAACGCGATGCCAGTTGGGAAACGTAATAGGTATTTTTGTCTTTTCACAAATGCTATGATAGATCTAGGGATTGTCCTAGCGTCTGTGGTGCCATGGGTCTTGGTTAATATTGCAAGTGAACGTCGGCTCACACTCGTCTGGCGTTTAACGCTAGGTTTAGGTGCAGTTCCTCCACTATTATTATTCTATATGCGTACGAAGTATCGTGAATGTGAAGAGTTCCGAAAGATGCGGTTTAGAAATACTGCACCATATTGGAGAGTAATTAAGTTCTATTGGTTCAGGTTGAGCGTGATCTCCTTGGTGTGGTTCTTCTATGATGTTTCCAGTTACAGTTTCGGTACTTATTCTTCGTACGTTGTATACACCATTACAGGTGATAATGCTAGTTTTGCTGTAATATTTGCGTGGAACATCTTACTGAACTGTTTTTACATGCCCGGTGCTTTCCTTGGGGCCATATTTGCCGATTATTTGGGACCACGTTTAACGCTATCCTTAGGAGTTGGACTACAAACAATTATAGGATTTTTGATGACCGTTTTCTTAGATGGATTAAAAAAGCAAATAGCTGCATTCGTTGTCATTCTTGGAATTTTCTTGACCCTAGGTGAATTTGGTCCAGGTGATAACCTTGGTTTACTGGCTTCAAAAACTGTTGCTGCTCCTATCAGAGGACAGTTCTACGGTGTTGCAGCTGCTGTTGGTAAAGTTGGTGCTTTCGCTGGTGCATATGCCTTTCCCAAGCTCATGGAAAGTGCAGGTGGGAGGGAAACTACTAGGGGTTTGCAAGCTCCTTTTTGGGTTTCATCTGCTCTTTGTCTTGTGAGTACCATTCTAACTTTAGTCTTTGTACCGCCTGTTCACCAAGAAGCTGTTTCCGAAGAAGACATAAAATTCCTTGAATATTTGGAAAGTACTGGCTACGATATGACAACTATGGGTGAAATTACGGTTAATGACAGTGAATCTGTATTCATTTCAGATACGCAATCAGCTTCAAGGACTGCCGAAAAGAAGGAACCTGTTACTCATGTAACTTAATTACTGCTAAAGATTTTAAATTTATGGTTACTTTTTTTTATGATTGGAAATGACTGCTGTAATCATCTTGAAGAAATAGAACAATTAATGTAGAATGTTTGTATATATGTGtttttatatatacaagAGAGTTATATTATAGCGCTGAAATACAACAAAATAAACATTTTAAAACTTCATTAGTTGTAAAATTAACCCTGCTATAAGATTTATTCCATAGAGAGACCAGGATCTCTAATCTACGAGAATCAACTTATTTACATTTAACTTTTATAGCGTGGACCAGCCAAGGGAATTTTTACTGCTAATAGGCCCAGATATAGTCATTTTCTTAACTCCAAGCATCTTTTTGTTTACTCTAGTCACATTAGTGGAGCGATTAAAGATCTTCGGATTCGTAACGCCTGACATTAAACCTTTCCAACTGTGCCGATGGCTTTTTGCATTTTTGTCTGCTGACATTGGTAAAATACGCAGCCCTAGCTCATCACTAGTGGAGCTTCCACGCGTGCTAACAGGAGCTGCCTTTTCCAAGTTCCACATTAACGTTGAATTCACATTGGACATCCTGTTGGCTGGTGCATTACCAGTTCTCAAAAGAGAAGATTCTACATCGCTGTTGGTAGTGATAACTGCAGGGGTTGTATTGTAGGAATCTGGAGTATTGTTCATATTTTGATTCATGATGGCAGATTTTGTAGGCGGTATAAAATTGCCAGGAGCTGAGGTATGCGACGTACTTGCATATGTTGCAACCTGCTTACTCTTTTTTGATAACAGATTGGTATTTGAACTATTGTAAATATCGCCTGAACTTTTTGTTAAGGATGAGTCGCCTTGTCCTTGGAAGAAATCATAACTGTAATATGAAGGAGCAACAAGGTTGCTATTATTATTGTACCCGTAGGAGTTAACCATAGACAACTGGCGATACATTTCTTCATCTAATTCGTCAAACTCCTCAATCATAACATCGCTAACATCATTATCGTCATCTTCTACTAAGACATTGCTTTGAATGTCAGATTCGTCCATGGTACTGTAACACTTTTCATAATTATCTTCGTCGCCTGAAGTATTACTACCCGATGCATAACGTTGAATATGTTGTAACAAAATACTTCTTTCTTGTGGAGTCAGTTCTCTTTCGCCGTCTTCAGTAAAACCTAATGAATTAATCTTGGAAATAGATTCCCCTTCACCATCGTACATATATTCATCGTAATTTTCCTCACTGCCTCCTTGTAAAGCATTTAATCCAAATTGGCTATCAGAGGTATCTAACAGTGGAGGAATAGGAACATCCGTTTGGAGCTCTACATTGTTGACGTTCTGTATGGATGTCCCTGTAACTACCGTATTCATATTGTAATATTGCTTATTATTGTAGCTCTCAATAGTATCGCCAGCCTCTGGAAGTTTTTCAACTGGAAACAATGACGCCTCTGAACCGCTGATGACTATATTGCCATCTTGGTCCACATTATCTGAATTGATTTCCGAAGAGAACatctcttcttctgcaatCACTAAATTCTCAAGGTCGTAATTATCTCCTCCAAGAAGAGCATCTTGACCAACACCATCAGGAAAGGGGTCCATACCTGCGTAGTAGAAATTGCCGTCTTCATCCACATGATAGGCGATTCCTTGACTGAGACTGTACACTGTATTCTCGCCGGTTATTATCatatcttcatcaataaaCATTCCATAACCACTGCCATCAGTACTAGCGCTACCAGTTCCCGTAGTTCGGTCATGCTTCTCTGAAAACGGAACTCTGAGATCACTCAAACAACTATTAAACTGATGGTTATAAAAATAACCAAGAGTGGGAGGTATCTGCTTCTCTGAAAGCGCAATGTAGTTCCTAACTTTTTTTATCCTGTACATTCTTCTTAAAGAATATAATGCGATCAAAATCCAGATTAAAATCGCTACAGTAAAGACAGGTAAAAATATCGCTAGACGTTTTGAAATACTGGGAGATATTGGGACGTAGGGAGGTAATTCCAATGCACCGTTGCCATCGATAGTAGTATCGTCTGAGGTATTATTATGTGCAGTTGGCAGAACGGGAAGCGGTTTAGGTGAACCAGGGACAGAGTTACTTGAAAATTGATAAATTGCAATAGAAGGGTCTATAAGCTTTGCCAATTGACGTAGTGTAGGATCTGGAATGTTATATAAAATGGAATTGTCATCTAGGATCAATGTTTGTAACTCTTTTATGGCTTCCTCAGGGAAATAAACCTCTGCAACGGATGCAATATATCCGGAATACTGAAACGGAACAATGCGAACAACTACAATTTCAGAGAAATCAGGACTATGTCTCTTGGCTTGAAATCCATTTTCCATTATACTTCTATCCCCCAATGCTGGTTCGACTGAATTCACTGAATTCTTTCTACTAGGCAGGGCATAATCACCAAGATCTGAAGTCAGTGACTTGGAAGCTTCTAATGCTTTAATTTCAGCAAGTTGTACTTTGGCCTGATCAGGCATGAGAAACGGGTATCTGAGCACGAAAGGTAGAAAATTGAAAATTTGAGCAGAAGCTACTGGCGCTGTAACCAAAAAAGCATAGTTTAGACCCCTTCTAAATCCAATGGTGATCTTTTCATAACCAGGAGGTTGGTTAACCCTTGTTAATGGTGTTATAGCCTCTGGTAATAATGAAGGAGTTGAAGTCGCTGAGTCATCGGGTACTGTCATACTCGGGCTCGCAGATTCTGTAACAATTACAGACGGCAACCAACCTGTTTTAATAGCTTCTTGACTACTTGTTGTTGAAACTGTATCATCGCTAGTTCCACATTTTCCAGTACATTTGGAAGATGGAGATATAGTTGTGCCGACATAACTTAAGGATTCAGATGACATACCATTGATATTACCTAATGTTGATTCAATTGAACTTGAATAACTCGTAATAAAAGGTTCACCACTCCGCGCAGGAGCTGTTTCTGTAGTGGACAATGATGTAGAAGTCAGGCTAGGTGAGGAACCTTCACTAATAGACTGTAAGGAGGACGGTCTTAAAGTGATGACAGGATCCATCGATCTAGATTGTATACTCGAGCGCAAAGAAGATTCTATTGCTGGTTCGGAAATACTAGTGACTGAAGTTGTATCAACAGTAGCTTTTGACATAGAAGGAATTGAAGACGAAGACAATAATGGTAAACCAGTATAATTATCTGAACCAGAGGATGGTGAGAAGGTTGATAACTGAGGCACAACTCCGCTCGAATCTGAAGGCTTTGCTGTTGAAGAGTTTAAGACATCTATTGTCGAACTTACACTTGCAATAGAAGGAGGACTTATTGGCGATATAGGTCGACTTGATGATTCAGCAGATGATAACGAGGTTGGTGATGGTATTGGCGATGGCGATGGCGATGGCGATCGTGATTCTGATGGCGATGCAGATGGTGATAGTGGAGGTGAGGATGGTTGAGATAATGGTGGTGACGAAAGTGATGAAGGtgatgaagaggatgaagaggatgaagaggatgaaGATAGTGATAATGGTGATACTTGTAAATCAGATTCAGGTAAAAGCGAGCTTGAAGAGGATGAAGTTGTTGATGATATTGATTTCGACAGTGACTTAGATTTCGATGATTGTAAATCGGATTCTGATGGTGATGTAGGCAACCAAGATGGTAAAGATGATGATGGCTGAGATGATGATGGTTGAGTTGGTGATGGTTGAGTTGATGATGGCTGAGTTGGTGATGGTTGAGTTGGTGATGGTTGAGTTGGTGATGGTTGAGTTGATGATGGTTGAGTTGATGATGGCTGAGTTGGTGATGGCTGAGTTGATGATGGCTGAGTTGATGATGGCTGAGATGGAGTTGGTGATGGCTGAGATGGTGATGGTTCAGATGGTGATGGTTGAGATGATGATGGTTGAGTTGATGATGGCTGAGATGATGAAGGTTGAGTTGATGATGGCTGAGATGATGAAGGTTGAGTTGATGATGGCTGAGATGGTGATGGTTGAGTTGGTGATGGTTGAGTTGGTGATGGTTGAATTGATGATGGCTGAGATGATGAAGGTTGAGTTGATGATGGCTGAGTTGGTGATGGCTGAGATGATGACGGTTCAGATGATGATAGCTGAGATGATGATGGTTCAGATGACGATGGTAAAGATGATGACGGTAGCCATGATGGTTGAGATGACGGAGGAGATGATGGTGACGGTGAATATGATGGTTGTAGTGATGGTTGAGATGACGGAGAcgatgatgaagatgatgatggaGATGATGATGGAGATGGTAAAGACGATGATGGTAACCAAGATggtgaagatgatgatagTGGTGGTGTAGGTGTCGACGACTGTGATGATGTAGGTGTCGGTGTCGGTGTCGGTGTCGGTGTCGACGACTCTGATAATGTAGGTGTTGGTGTTGGTACTGATGGTGGTAACCATGACGGTGTTGGGGACGGTGTTAGCGGTGACAATGAGGGATCTAGACTTCCAGCATTAGGTACCAGTGTTAGATTAGCTTTGGACTTCGTCTTAGAGCTCTTTGAATCATCTGGTGAAATTAATGGGACAGGCGTGCCCTTTTCATCTTGCTTATTAAATTTTATGTCCTTGTCCTTATCGATACTTGAGCTTGATAATACGAGATCCTCGGACTTATCAGCGCTACTTGGGTAAATTGATTGAGGGTCAGGGCCATCAACACCATTTGGAAATATGGAATTAGGTGCGTCAGAAACAACTGCCGGTGTAGGGGAAGGGTAAGAATTCGAAGATCTGGTCTGCTCAGGGATAACCGGTGGAGAGCCTTGTTCTGGTGTTAATATAGGAGTAATAGAAGGAGAAGGAGAAGGAGAAGGAGAAGGAGAAGGAGAAGGAGAAGGAGAAGGAGAAGGAGATTTTTGTTTTCGATTATGTCCTGACGTGAGCTTACCAGTAGGAGAAGGGCTATTAATCAGTTCTAATTGCGGGACAGGAAGTGAAGGCAAAATATTAGTTACCAGTCCTGGTGGACTAACATCCAATGAAAAGCCCAGAGAAAACGTCACAGAAACGTCAGGAATTATTGGGTCTTTGGGGGCATCGTTACGGCGAGCTATTTTTACGACATTTTGAGCAGAAACAAAATTTTCAGATGTAGGGTTCTGGTAATATGGAGCTGCATCTTCCCCAGAAGTAGGCAACTTACCTTTCATATTGTTTTTTGCAGCCCATAAAAGGTTTTGGGATCTTCTCCGGGCTTCTGCCGGCTGATTTGGGTTTTTAACTTCTTCAGGTAGGTGCTCCAGTCCACTTTTTAATAACGGAGGTACGTTATAGCTTTTATTGGGTCCATATACGGACGAAGATAAATTTATAACTGAATAGCCATCAAGCGCTGCGTTCTTCGGCACAGTTGCTGCCTCTTGAACAGACTTAGACTCCTCAGTGGTGCTAATACTTTTCGGGCTTATATCTACCTCGGTGGGGATATATTTTTTTGATGAGGAATCGATTTCATCTGGAGTAATTCCGGTTAAAGTGACTTTCTGTAAGGTCGACAGGTTGGCATCCGCAGTGCTCGTTTTATCGGAGCAAGTCGGTGAAGGTTGAGCAACCTCATCTTTAACATCAGTATATAAGATAACCGGGCCTATCTGTTCAGCAGATAAATCTTGCTGCGAGTATTTACAGTATGTGTTCTCAGATTGAATACTCGGTACAGACGACGGAGTGACCAACTCATGCGCGGTTGTAGTTCTGAAAATAGAATTGGAAGTTGTAAATGATAGATTACCACTTTTCATTGATCCAGAGGCTATACCTGCTGCTTCTGGTCGCAGAATTGGAATCTCAAGATCTGAAAGCGCAACGGGTGCTTCATTTGTAGGCTTGGGGGTTGCGCAATTATCAGCGTTTGAGATGCAAAGTGATTCACCAAAAAACTCATTCGGCGTATCAAATGACGGAAGAGAAATACCCAAATTCTCCTGCACATCTTCTTCTATCCCTACATTATCTTCCAAATCATAACCTAACGAGGATTCCAGCTCGAAATTAGCAAACTCCTTATCCGTCAACTTCTCGGCTAATTTAGTAAAATGCACAGCGATATTGACATCCTTAGGCAAGTTCAAACTAACTCCTGGAGAAGTGCCGTCAAACTTTAACCTTCTCACAAGCACCTTATGTTCATTATCTTCATTAACGCTTGCAAGAATACATCCAGTACACAGAAAAACGAAAGCAAAAACCAAATTTAACCTCATAATCGTGCCATTCACTGGATCCAGTGTATAGAATCAAATTCACAACACAGTTGAGAACCTAAATGAAAAGTTCACTACTTAAAGTTTGATTAACTTTTGCTCGGGTGTCAACACTGGAAATAGCACTGAAAGCTAGATTTCTTAGGAAATGTTAATGGATAGAGACCAAAAGCTTCTTGGTCGTTACACAACGTGATATACCAAAAATTACTTTGTATGTTGCAGCCGATTTTAGGAGTAACAGTTATTCTTTCTGTTGTATCTCTATGTTAATATTTGTATCTGAACAACTTTTGCTGTGATAAATTCGTTATCTggaaaaaaaaaaaaaaaaaaaaaaaagtaATAGTGTGGTGCAAGGTTGACGCATCTCGAGTTATGATTGTTGAGAAAACGGCGAAGGGGAAAAAAAGAACCGCATGACAGTTAAAAGAAGGTTTTTTAAACGCATCGATTATTTCCTTGGCATGTCGCATTCTAAATGCACGCAAATGAATGAGGGACTTTCATATATTGCCTAATTGGGTAGGCAAAAAGTATTCGACAACAGCAGGACTCGAACCTGCGCGGGCATAGCCCAAAAGATTTCTAATCTTTCGCCTTAACCGCTCGGCCATGTTGCCAATTTCTTGATATATTTGTTAAGCTCCACCAAGCTTAGTCGAAGTGCTACCCAAAAGTGTCGTATTTCACGTTGCAAGCCTTCGAGGGCTCAGCAATGTGACATTATAGAAAGATAACAGATGGACAGACTCACGCGTGAATAGAGCCCAACAAATAACCACAAATATTGTAAACTTTATTGATGACCACCCTCGGGGTTAGTGTTCATTCTAACGGTCTTTAAACGAGTGACGGTTTAAGAGGATGAAAGGTCACATATTAAAGATAGAATAGTGTATGTGCTTAGATGTCCTTAGTGGCCCCTAAAAGAAACTCTATAACATCTGCAGTGAGGTGTTTAGTAAAGAGCGACTACATTTATGATAATTACTAATATCTACAGTTTCGCCTAAGGTTAAGAACATTAAAGACTAAGGTTGCCATATTTATAAGATGGGCATATAATGGCTTGAAGACGGCGCAAATTGAAACCCGGGGGTCCACTAGTTGACAGTATCTTTATGATTAAGGCCAGTGCAACTCTCTCTAATAGATTAAAGTGCAGCGAGTCTAGCAGACTGAAATTCGGGATACCAGCATAAGTCTTTACAGCTGTATGACGACCCATTCGGGAAATAATAAACCTATCTATCCCTACGTCAGAAACCAAAGGGgtaattaaaaaaaactgTTGATGATGTTGACATGTATACAGCCTCTCACCGTATATGGTTGTACATTTGAATGTACCTACAGAGAACTCGTCCTTGTTAGCTCAGTTGGTAGAGCGTTCGGCTTTTAAGCAGTGCTTGCAAGGTACCGAAATGTCACGGGTTCGAGCCCCGTATGAGGAGTTCTCTTTTTGTTTTTTCGGTGTAAGAGCTAGTAAACTACTGTACTGTCCTCGACCACAAGATAATGCCTCTCTAATAGGCAACTTTTGGGATACTTAATGCAGCATAACTACGTATATTCGGGGTGAACATTGATAGCATAATATATGAGATGGTttgtaatattaaaatttCTGGTTGGTTTTCACGATAGATTGCCATATTCACTACCGAAATTCTGGAATTAAGACTAATAAATATCAAGACTTTTACAGGTCCTTCTGAGGCAGATGAT
Coding sequences:
- the ERG6 gene encoding sterol 24-C-methyltransferase (Syntenic homolog of Ashbya gossypii ADR196W; Syntenic homolog of Saccharomyces cerevisiae YML008C (ERG6)) translates to MTETVQELRARQAEFAKELHGDEAHREGMSAWLSKNKAAGQEAVAKYLKHWDGKTDEDAIEKRMADYNETTHSYYNVVTDFYEYGWGYSFHFSRFFPGESFAAGVARHEHYIAYRAGITKDDLVLDVGCGVGGPAREIARFTGCKIVGLNNNDYQIMKGNFYNTKYGLSDQIEYVKGDFMNMDFEDNKFDKVYAIEATCHAPNLEKVYSEMYRVLKPGGTFAIYEWVMTDRYDANNPEHRRIAYQIELGDSIPKMFHVSVARDAIKKVGFELLHAEDLADNDDPVPWYYPLTGNWKYVQTLSDFGTFFRTSYLGRKITTSFVFMLEKLGLAPRGSVEVTHTLEAAAEGLIAGGKSKLFTPMMLFVARKPNTGESSS
- the GIT1 gene encoding Git1p (Syntenic homolog of Ashbya gossypii ADR197W; Non-syntenic homolog of Saccharomyces cerevisiae YCR098C (GIT1)); this encodes MSKQPIPRHIAHPATRDLPYSFRELVTGWIVHSRKEITIGKGRKAAVAQEMNLVEPPAYPGISTSHAEVTSAELAGSLDSDGREKPEDESQNKWWAIAVTGTGLFSDGYVNSSIGLASTMLAKIYGDQYSKSQAISYITSISFAGTVLGQLSFGYFADRYGRRGSMLVGTLLLIFFTIMTAGAWGVGTSDTNPGGLFEALAVYRFFVGIAIGSEYSTASPAAAEASNAMPVGKRNRYFCLFTNAMIDLGIVLASVVPWVLVNIASERRLTLVWRLTLGLGAVPPLLLFYMRTKYRECEEFRKMRFRNTAPYWRVIKFYWFRLSVISLVWFFYDVSSYSFGTYSSYVVYTITGDNASFAVIFAWNILLNCFYMPGAFLGAIFADYLGPRLTLSLGVGLQTIIGFLMTVFLDGLKKQIAAFVVILGIFLTLGEFGPGDNLGLLASKTVAAPIRGQFYGVAAAVGKVGAFAGAYAFPKLMESAGGRETTRGLQAPFWVSSALCLVSTILTLVFVPPVHQEAVSEEDIKFLEYLESTGYDMTTMGEITVNDSESVFISDTQSASRTAEKKEPVTHVT
- the HKR1 gene encoding Hkr1p (Syntenic homolog of Ashbya gossypii ADR200C; Syntenic homolog of Saccharomyces cerevisiae YDR420W (HKR1)), encoding MRLNLVFAFVFLCTGCILASVNEDNEHKVLVRRLKFDGTSPGVSLNLPKDVNIAVHFTKLAEKLTDKEFANFELESSLGYDLEDNVGIEEDVQENLGISLPSFDTPNEFFGESLCISNADNCATPKPTNEAPVALSDLEIPILRPEAAGIASGSMKSGNLSFTTSNSIFRTTTAHELVTPSSVPSIQSENTYCKYSQQDLSAEQIGPVILYTDVKDEVAQPSPTCSDKTSTADANLSTLQKVTLTGITPDEIDSSSKKYIPTEVDISPKSISTTEESKSVQEAATVPKNAALDGYSVINLSSSVYGPNKSYNVPPLLKSGLEHLPEEVKNPNQPAEARRRSQNLLWAAKNNMKGKLPTSGEDAAPYYQNPTSENFVSAQNVVKIARRNDAPKDPIIPDVSVTFSLGFSLDVSPPGLVTNILPSLPVPQLELINSPSPTGKLTSGHNRKQKSPSPSPSPSPSPSPSPSPSPSITPILTPEQGSPPVIPEQTRSSNSYPSPTPAVVSDAPNSIFPNGVDGPDPQSIYPSSADKSEDLVLSSSSIDKDKDIKFNKQDEKGTPVPLISPDDSKSSKTKSKANLTLVPNAGSLDPSLSPLTPSPTPSWLPPSVPTPTPTLSESSTPTPTPTPTPTSSQSSTPTPPLSSSSPSWLPSSSLPSPSSSPSSSSSSSPSSQPSLQPSYSPSPSSPPSSQPSWLPSSSLPSSSEPSSSQLSSSEPSSSQPSPTQPSSTQPSSSQPSSIQPSPTQPSPTQPSPSQPSSTQPSSSQPSSTQPSSSQPSSTQPSSSQPSPSEPSPSQPSPTPSQPSSTQPSSTQPSPTQPSSTQPSSTQPSPTQPSPTQPSPTQPSSTQPSPTQPSSSQPSSSLPSWLPTSPSESDLQSSKSKSLSKSISSTTSSSSSSLLPESDLQVSPLSLSSSSSSSSSSSSPSSLSSPPLSQPSSPPLSPSASPSESRSPSPSPSPIPSPTSLSSAESSSRPISPISPPSIASVSSTIDVLNSSTAKPSDSSGVVPQLSTFSPSSGSDNYTGLPLLSSSSIPSMSKATVDTTSVTSISEPAIESSLRSSIQSRSMDPVITLRPSSLQSISEGSSPSLTSTSLSTTETAPARSGEPFITSYSSSIESTLGNINGMSSESLSYVGTTISPSSKCTGKCGTSDDTVSTTSSQEAIKTGWLPSVIVTESASPSMTVPDDSATSTPSLLPEAITPLTRVNQPPGYEKITIGFRRGLNYAFLVTAPVASAQIFNFLPFVLRYPFLMPDQAKVQLAEIKALEASKSLTSDLGDYALPSRKNSVNSVEPALGDRSIMENGFQAKRHSPDFSEIVVVRIVPFQYSGYIASVAEVYFPEEAIKELQTLILDDNSILYNIPDPTLRQLAKLIDPSIAIYQFSSNSVPGSPKPLPVLPTAHNNTSDDTTIDGNGALELPPYVPISPSISKRLAIFLPVFTVAILIWILIALYSLRRMYRIKKVRNYIALSEKQIPPTLGYFYNHQFNSCLSDLRVPFSEKHDRTTGTGSASTDGSGYGMFIDEDMIITGENTVYSLSQGIAYHVDEDGNFYYAGMDPFPDGVGQDALLGGDNYDLENLVIAEEEMFSSEINSDNVDQDGNIVISGSEASLFPVEKLPEAGDTIESYNNKQYYNMNTVVTGTSIQNVNNVELQTDVPIPPLLDTSDSQFGLNALQGGSEENYDEYMYDGEGESISKINSLGFTEDGERELTPQERSILLQHIQRYASGSNTSGDEDNYEKCYSTMDESDIQSNVLVEDDDNDVSDVMIEEFDELDEEMYRQLSMVNSYGYNNNSNLVAPSYYSYDFFQGQGDSSLTKSSGDIYNSSNTNLLSKKSKQVATYASTSHTSAPGNFIPPTKSAIMNQNMNNTPDSYNTTPAVITTNSDVESSLLRTGNAPANRMSNVNSTLMWNLEKAAPVSTRGSSTSDELGLRILPMSADKNAKSHRHSWKGLMSGVTNPKIFNRSTNVTRVNKKMLGVKKMTISGPISSKNSLGWSTL